The Desulfoplanes formicivorans genomic sequence CGTGCAAAGTGATGACGACTCCATTGCCGCACCCGTGGATGTGGCCATTTTTGCTGCCTATTTTCCCTTTGCCACCCGGTATTCCCTGGATGTGCCCACCCTGTTCAACCACTATGGGCTCAATGAAATCTGGCAGGAAGCCTACAATGAGGTCAAAGGCGTGACCTGGCTCGGTGCCGGGGCCTGGGATCCGTGCAACTTCGCCACCAAGCAGCCCATCAGATCCCTCAAGGATCTGGAAGGCAAACGCGTTTTTACCTTTCCCACGGGCGGCAAATTTCTGCAGCGCTTCGGCGTGGTCCCGGTCACCCTGCCCTGGGAAGACGTGGAAGTGGCCCTGCAGACCGGAGAACTGGACGGTATAGCCTGGTCCGGCATCACCGAAGACTATACCGTGGGCTGGGCCAATGTGACCAAATACTACCTGACCAACAACATCAACGGGGCCTGGATCGGTTCCTATTTTGCCAATTCCGAAAAGTGGGAGCAGGTGCCCGACCACCTCAAAACCCTGTTCAAGGTCACCATGGACAGTTCCAACTACTACCGCCAGCATTGGTACTGGTGGGGCGAGGCCCATTACCGCACCACCGGAGGCAAGCTGGAACTGACCACCATTCCTGAAAACGAATGGGCCCAGGTGGAGGCCGAGGCCATGAAGTACTGGGATGAAATCGCCCAGCGCAGCCCCCGGTGTGCCAAGGTCGTGCAGATCCTCAAGAATTACACGGAAACCATGAAAAAAGCGGGCAAGCCCTACCGCTATTAATTGCTGATTGTCCTTATGCCTATCCTCTGATCCGTCCGGTTCCCGACTTTTGGGGAACCGGACATCCGTGTTCCCACCGGAATCGGGATTTTCACCGCCCCTGGGCGGGAAAGGATCTGCAAATACTGATGAGGTGTCGTGTGTTCAAAGCACTTGTTACCTTCACCCGATACGTGGACGCCATCAATCGCCTGGTGGGCAGATTTTCCATGTATCTCATGTTCGGAATGATGTTCATCCTGCTGTATGCATCGTTTTCCCGGACCGTGCTCAATTCGCCTGTGGTCTGGGCCGTGGAACTGGCTCAGTTTTTCATGGCCGCCTATTATCTGCTGGGCGGTGGCTATTCCATCATCCTCCACGGCCACGTGCGCATGGATGTACTCTATAGCAAATGGTCTCCCAAAAAACGTGCCCTGGCAGATTCACTCACAGGCGTTGTTCTGCTGTTCTATCTGGCGGTGCTCCTGTACGGCTCCGTATCCAGCACGGCCTATTCCCTGCAGTATAACCAGCACAACTATTCGGCATGGGCACCGCCTCTGGCCCCCATCAAGATCATCATGGTCATCGGCATCTTTCTCATGCTGCTGCAATGCATCTCTCGATTCATCAAAGACGTGTGCATGGCCAAGGGCCTGGATGTACGAAAAATATTTGGAGATTATCTGTCATGAGCCATGAAATGATCGCTCTTTTGATGTGTACCTCGCTGTTGGTGCTGCTCTTGACCGGTCAGCGCGTGTTCGGTGTGGTGGGATTTGTGGGCGCTGCCGCATCCCTGTTTCTGTGGGGTAACGGCGGCGCGGAAATGCCGTTCAACGCAAGCATGGTTCTCTTGAACTGGTTTCCCATGCTCACCCTGCCCCTGTTCATTTTCATGGGCTATATGTTGTCCGAATCAGGCATTGCCAATGATCTCTACAAAATGTTCCATGTGTGGATGGGATCGTTGCATGGGGGTCTGGCCATTGGCACGGTGGTGCTCATGGTGGCCATATCCGCCATGAACGGCCTGTCAGTGGCCGGCATGGCCATTGGAACCAGTATTGCCCTGCCTGAAATGCTCAAGCGCGGATACGACAAAAAAATGATCACCGGTGTCATTCAGGCAGGCAGTTCCCTGGGCATCATGGTCCCCCCGAGCATTGTCCTTGTACTCTATGGCATGATCGCCCGGCAGCCCGTGGGTCAACTCTGGCTGGCAGGCGTTTTTCCCGGCCTGCTTTTGGCCGTGCTGTTTATCGGCTATATCGTTGTTCGCTGTAAACTGAACCCGGATCTGGGACCGACCCTGTCCCTTGAAGAACGAAACAGCTATTCAACGGCGGAAAAATTCGCCCTGCTCAAGGCCGGCATCGTGCCCCTGGTCATTGTATTCACCGTCACCGGCCTGTTCATGATGGGTGTGACCAGTCTGGTGGAAAGTTCGGCCGTGGGTGCCGGTGCCGCCCTGCTGGCCGCTTTGTGGAAAAAACGGCTGACCAAAAAGGTCATGGATCTGTCTTTGCACAAGACCCTGTCCGTGAGCTGCATGTTCATGTGGATCATTCTTGCGGCCCTGTGCTACGGGGCGGTCTTTGACGGCCTGGGTGCGGTCCATGCCATTGAAACCCTGTTTCTGGACCAGTGGGGGTTGTCCCCCTGGGGAGTGCTCATCATGATGCAGGTCTCCTACATCATCATGGGTATGTTTCTGGACGACACGGCCATGCTGGTCATTGTAGCCCCCCTGTACATTCCGTTGATCATCGAGCTCGGTTTCAATCCCGTCTGGTATGGGGTGCTCTACACCGTGACCTGCCAGATCGCCTACATGACGCCGCCCTTCGGGTACAATCTGTTCCTCATGAAGGCCATGGCGCCCAAGGAGATTACCCTGGTGGACATCTACAATTCCATCATCCCCTTTGTGACCCTCATGGTCATCGGGCTGCTGCTCATCATGATCTTCCCCCAGATTGCCCTGTACCTTCCCCAGCTCTACTACGGCTCATAAAACTTTGATGCCCCCTTTGACCACGGCAGGCGTTCCTGGCACAAAAACCTCACCCCAGGAAATGCCTGCCGTGCGTCAGCCATCAAGGATGATACGTGATCCAACCGGAGAAATTGCTCCCATGCCATGGACAGAAAAGACAACCAAGCGAACCCTCAAGGAACTTTTGGCCAAGGCCTCTCCCCTGCGCTCCGGGGATGTGCTGGCCGGTGTGGCCGCAGCTTCGGAAGAGGAACGGGTGCTGGCCCAGATGGAGCTGGCAGAAGTTCCCTTGAAACGATTTCTGGACGAATGCGTTATTCCCTATGAACAGGACGAAGTGACCCGGCTGATCATGGACACCCACGACCGCCAGGCCTTTGCTCCCATCAGCAGCATGACTGTTGGCCAATTGCGCGACTGGCTGCTGTCCGATGCCGCCACTCCGGAAATGCTCCAACACATTGCCAAAGGCGTAACCCCGGAAATGGCTGCTGCCGTCTCCAAGGTCATGCGGCTCCAGGATCTTGTGCTGGTCGCCTCCAAATGCCGGGTAGTTACGGCCTTTCGCAATACCATCGGCCTGCCGGGCACCTTTTCCGTCCGCTTGCAGCCCAACCATCCCACCGATGATCTGCAGGGCATTGCCGCCTCCACCCTGGACGGTCTGTGCTACGGATGCGGGGATGCGGTCATTGGCATCAATCCGGCCACCGACAGCCTGGACAATGT encodes the following:
- a CDS encoding TRAP transporter substrate-binding protein; translated protein: MKRRDFVKLAGVGAATAATSVVNAPFVHASKKTPIRWRLQTYAGPALAEHVIKPQIKAFNKIAAGDMVIELYNADQLVPTPELFRAMQRGTIDAVQSDDDSIAAPVDVAIFAAYFPFATRYSLDVPTLFNHYGLNEIWQEAYNEVKGVTWLGAGAWDPCNFATKQPIRSLKDLEGKRVFTFPTGGKFLQRFGVVPVTLPWEDVEVALQTGELDGIAWSGITEDYTVGWANVTKYYLTNNINGAWIGSYFANSEKWEQVPDHLKTLFKVTMDSSNYYRQHWYWWGEAHYRTTGGKLELTTIPENEWAQVEAEAMKYWDEIAQRSPRCAKVVQILKNYTETMKKAGKPYRY
- a CDS encoding TRAP transporter small permease subunit, with product MFKALVTFTRYVDAINRLVGRFSMYLMFGMMFILLYASFSRTVLNSPVVWAVELAQFFMAAYYLLGGGYSIILHGHVRMDVLYSKWSPKKRALADSLTGVVLLFYLAVLLYGSVSSTAYSLQYNQHNYSAWAPPLAPIKIIMVIGIFLMLLQCISRFIKDVCMAKGLDVRKIFGDYLS
- a CDS encoding TRAP transporter large permease → MSHEMIALLMCTSLLVLLLTGQRVFGVVGFVGAAASLFLWGNGGAEMPFNASMVLLNWFPMLTLPLFIFMGYMLSESGIANDLYKMFHVWMGSLHGGLAIGTVVLMVAISAMNGLSVAGMAIGTSIALPEMLKRGYDKKMITGVIQAGSSLGIMVPPSIVLVLYGMIARQPVGQLWLAGVFPGLLLAVLFIGYIVVRCKLNPDLGPTLSLEERNSYSTAEKFALLKAGIVPLVIVFTVTGLFMMGVTSLVESSAVGAGAALLAALWKKRLTKKVMDLSLHKTLSVSCMFMWIILAALCYGAVFDGLGAVHAIETLFLDQWGLSPWGVLIMMQVSYIIMGMFLDDTAMLVIVAPLYIPLIIELGFNPVWYGVLYTVTCQIAYMTPPFGYNLFLMKAMAPKEITLVDIYNSIIPFVTLMVIGLLLIMIFPQIALYLPQLYYGS